The Candidatus Poribacteria bacterium genome has a window encoding:
- a CDS encoding IS701 family transposase, translating into MNPPKCDDLDYIHFLIATQRVFTCTEAARCQPQG; encoded by the coding sequence ATGAACCCACCCAAGTGCGATGACCTTGACTACATCCATTTTCTCATCGCCACCCAGAGGGTATTCACCTGCACTGAGGCAGCAAGATGCCAACCTCAAGGGG